The Streptomyces sp. B3I8 nucleotide sequence AGTCCCGCTACGCCCCGGCCTGATGCTGCTGCGCTCGCCGGAATACCTCAAGTACCTGCCCGAGGCCATGCAGTCCTGGGACGTGATCTACGCCCCGGAGACCGACGACAGCAACTTCCCGGACTACACCGACCTCGGCTTCGTCATCCCTATCGGCAGCCGGTACATGGACATCAACCTGCTGTCCGTTGACGAGGACACGGTTGTCGTCAACTTCCTCTACCCGGAGCTGATCACGGTTCTGGAGCGACGCGGATTCACTGTCGTCCCGGTCCGCCACCGCCACCGGCGCCTGTTCGGCGGCGGATTCCACTGCTTCACCTTGGACACCGTCCGCCGCGGCGGCCCCGAGGACTACCTCAGCTGACCATGGCGCCCCGTCACCGCGCCTCTTCTCCCGCCCCGATCACGACAGCCCCCGACATCAGGAGCTTCTTGATGGACACTGCCTACCCCTGGCCGCCCGACCAGGCATTCTGGACCGGCGCCTTCCTCGACCACACCACGGGACGGACCACGCCCTTCCTTTTCAAGGGCATCATCCCCGCCGCCGCGGCCGGCCCGGACGACGTCCTGGGAGGATTCGAGGCCATCCGAAGGGCCCATGCTGCTGGCACCAGCATCAAGGCGCACGCGCGTGTCTATGTCGGCGAGGAACGTCGCGACGACCTCCTGCCCCAGGCGCTGACCGCCCCTTCCTGGGATGGGGGCGTGGACGCCTTCGTGCCGTGGATGCAGGACCTCGCCGCCGCCGAGCGGTTCTCCCTGGTCATCAACAACCTGGAGACCGTCAGCCCCGCCCTCGCAGCCGGACTCGGCACCTTCCTGAAGAGCGTCATCGATGGGTGGGGCCTGCCGCTGGGCGGCGCTGAACAAGTCGCCTTCGCCGGCAACTACAGCGGGACCGCGTTCGGGATCCACGAGGGCTACGAGGACGCCTTCCTCGTCCACCTCGGCCCCAACGCCAAGAACTTCTACTGCTGGCCCGCCGAGCAGTACGAGAAGCTCACCGGTGGCAAACAGCCCACCTACGGCGACTACCGCGCGCTGCTGGAGGAGGCCGAGCACTTCCTGCTGGAGCCGGGCGACGCCCTGTTCCTGCCCCGCCGGGTCTTCCACGTCGGCACCCAGGACACCTTCTCCGTTTCGGTGGCGATGCCGCTGTACACCTACCCGTACGCGCAGCTCCTGCAGAGCCGCATCATCCCGGACGTCCTCGCCGAACTGGTCGGCGACGGACCCGACGACCCGCTCAACGAGCCCTCCGCGATGGCGGACACGGCCGCCGGGCCCGGTTCCGTCACCGACCGACTGGCCGGCGTCGGCCGCGAACTCCTGACCGTCGCCGCCGACCGCGTCCGCGGCGCGGCCCGCGAGCACGCCGAACAGCGGTGGGCCACGCTGCTCAGCAACGGCGGCTGGGAACTGGTCGAGGGCGACCTCGCCCGCCAAGAAGCCGCGGACGCCTTCGATCCCCAGCAGGTGGCGCCCGGCGCCGAGATCACCCTGATCGCCCCCTACCAGGTGACCACCCTCAACGGCGGCGACGACACCCAGC carries:
- a CDS encoding JmjC domain-containing protein, which gives rise to MDTAYPWPPDQAFWTGAFLDHTTGRTTPFLFKGIIPAAAAGPDDVLGGFEAIRRAHAAGTSIKAHARVYVGEERRDDLLPQALTAPSWDGGVDAFVPWMQDLAAAERFSLVINNLETVSPALAAGLGTFLKSVIDGWGLPLGGAEQVAFAGNYSGTAFGIHEGYEDAFLVHLGPNAKNFYCWPAEQYEKLTGGKQPTYGDYRALLEEAEHFLLEPGDALFLPRRVFHVGTQDTFSVSVAMPLYTYPYAQLLQSRIIPDVLAELVGDGPDDPLNEPSAMADTAAGPGSVTDRLAGVGRELLTVAADRVRGAAREHAEQRWATLLSNGGWELVEGDLARQEAADAFDPQQVAPGAEITLIAPYQVTTLNGGDDTQHVLLRGHQTGIALDVAALARDTITALNDGAAITLPDSPELLAVVRALGATGGLHLTPRPADREDTEK